The DNA window GGACGCTCGCGCACCATCACCTGGCGCGGGCCACAGTTCTTCGACATCGCCAACGCGCGGTCCACCGCGTCGTCGGCCGTGCGGACGTGCGAGGCGGCGCGGCCGCTGTTGCCCTGGCTCAGCTCGCCCTTGGCGAAGTCGAGGTGGGCCTCGGCCGTGGCCAGCTCCACCGGGGCGCAGCGCAGGGCGCCACTGCGGCGCGCACGCTCGACGTCGGCCGCGAGCACCTGGGTGTCCGCGCGAATCTTGCTGCCACTCACACAGCCCGCGGCGAGGAGGAAGGTCAACAGCGCTGCAAGGGAAGGACGCGTCATCGGGAGCGCTCGGTGCGTCACGGGTTCGGGCTCCGCTCGCTGGTGTCGGCGCTGCCCGCCTCGGACATGGCCTTCTCACGTGCTTCGTTGGCGAAGCGGGACGCCTTCACCGCGAAGTCCACGCCCGCTTGGTAGTCGGAGTAGCCGACCTCCTCGCGCGCCTTCGACAGATACAGATTGGCGGCGGTCCACTCGTACGGAGCCAGTTTGTCGGCTCCGGCCGTGCGCGCGGCCTGAATCTGGACCTCCGCGTCCAGGATGTTCGCGGTGGACTTCACGGGGCCGCACGCGGCGAGCGCCCCCGCCACTGCCACCAGCACCGTCAGCTTCTTCATAGGGTGGCGCCTCTAGAGGAGGAAAAGACGCATCGGTCGTATCAATCGCCTCTTGGGGGGTCAAGAATCGGGCAGACCCTCGGTAGCAGGAGACCCCGCCACCCCCGGAACTTTGACGGCGGGGCCCCTCCTTGCCATGGTCCGTGTCCCGTGCTCCCGTCCGTCCTTCCCGCCCGCATCCTGCTGCTGGTCACCCTGCTCCTGTCCCCCGTGGCCCTGGCCGCGCAAGGGTCCGCCGCGAAGCGGACCGAGCGCCGCAACGAATCGGAGCGGGCCATCCAGACCGTCATCCAGGGGGGCGCCGTCCCCGCGGCCGTCTCCCGCCTGCGCTACCTGGGCGAGGAGCCCCACGCCGCCGACGTCATCACCGACGCCCTGCGTCGCGTGCTGGAGGACAGGGTCCGCCGCAACCTCGTGGCCGTGCTCGCGGGCCTGGACACGCGCGCCGCGGAGCCGGCCCTGGTCCGCCTGGCGGGGGACGGTGACAGCACCGTGCGCATGTACGCCGCGCAGGGCCTGGCGCGCCTGAACAGCCGCAACGTCCAGGTGTTGCTCCCGCTCCTGAACGACAAGAGCAGCGGGGTGCGCCGCGACGCGGCCAAGGCGCTCGGTGCCTCGCACAATCCCAAGGTGGGCAAGCCGCTGATGGCGGCCGCCAAGGCGGAGCAGGAGCTGGAGGTGCGTGCCGCCATGCTCTCCGCCGTGGGTGAGAGTGGCGACAAGAAGCAGGTGAAGCCCCTCAAGGAGTACCTGACGAACGATTCGGAGAGCACGCGCTTCGCGGCCGCGCGCGGCCTGTGCCGCCTGGGCGCGCCGGAGGGCTTCGCCTTCGCGAACAAGCTGCTGAGCGCGGAGGACCGCTTCGTGCGCCGGCAGGGACTGGAGCTGTTCGAGGGCGTCCCCGCCAAGAAGGCGAGCGTCGCCATCAAGCCGCTGCTGGAGGACAAGGACCGGGGCCTGGCCGCTGGCGCCGCGCGAGTCCTCTTCCAGGGGGGTGACTCCTCCATGCTCGACTGGCTGGTGCTGGCCTCGTGGAACGCCAAGGGCGAGGAGAAGCTGGCGTACGAGAAGGAGCTGGAGACGCTCCAGCTCCAGGATGATCGCCGCAAGGCCATTCTGCGACGGGCGGGCGTGGCGCAATGACGTGGGCGGTGGTCCTGGCCGCCGCGCTCCTCGCGCAGGCGGCCCCCGGTTCATCGGTGCGACAGCCCACGCGGGCCAATGGCTGGGCCGGACTGGACGCGAATGCGTTCTCCGCGCTGGTGGCCGAGTCCACGGACGCCCCTCTGGCGCAGCGGCTGTTGTCGATGAGCGAGCGCTTCGTCAACACGCCCTATGTCCTGTCTCCGCTGGGCGAGGGCTCTGGCGTGGACCCCGACCCGACCTTCCGCCTGGACGCGGTGGACTGTCTCACCTTCGTCGAGCAGTCGCTGGCGCTGGGACTGGCGCACGCCGAGCCCGAGGTCGCCCCGCTGCTCGAGCACATCCGCTACGCCGAGTCGCCGACCTACGAGGACCGCAACCACCTCATGGAGGCGCAGTGGCTGCCCAACAACGTCCGCAAGGGCTTCCTGCTCGACGTGACGCGCCGCTGGGGAGGCGCGGACGTGGTGTCGGCGACGAAGACGCTGACGGCCTCGACGTGGCAATCGCGCTCGTCGCAGTCGCTCCAGCTCCCCAAGTCCCGGCAGCCGGTGGGCACGTACACGTTCGACATGATTCCGCTCGAGCGGGTGTCGGCCCACGCGCGTGACATCCCCTCGGGAACCATCCTCGTGGTGCTGCGCGAGGACCTTCCCTTCAAGGCCACGCGCATGACGCACCTGGGCTTCGTGGTGCAGCGCAAGGGCCGCACCTACCTGCGCCATGCGTCGCGCGGCGGCTACAACCGCGTGGTCGACGAGGACCTGGAGACCTTCCTCCTGCGCAACTCGCGCTACGCGAAGTGGAAGGTCACCGGCGTGAGCCTCTTCGAGGCCCATCGCCCCGATGCCACGATGCTGGGCCGCGCGCCCTGAGTCTCACGCGGTGGGCGGAGGCGAGGCCGCGGGCTCGGTCTCCCGCTCCTCTTCCTCGGCGGCGCGGACGGCTTCGTCGTTGGTGGCCGCTTCCTGCGCCCGCTCACGCTCCACGAGGAGGGCGGCGCGCTCCTGCTCTCCCTCGGGCACCAGGATTTCCCACCAGGGCAACAGGCTGCCCGTGGTCAGCTTGTCCACCACGCCGGAGCGCCCCGCGCGGATGAACACGGGGATGTCCCGCTCCTCGAGCAGCTCCGCGAACACCTCCACCATCAGGGGATTGTCCGTGGTGGCGGCGCGCACGAAGACGCGCCGGTCCAGCTCATGTGGCAAGGGAAGCCCCCGGCTGTGCATCTCCTCGGCGGAGACCAGCGGCGGGTGACTGGGGCAGTCCTCGCATCGCTCGACCTCATCCCGATACTCCGAGCCGCACCTGGCGCAGTACTTCATGTCGCTCCCTCCTGCCCGTGGCTGTCCTGGAGGGACATGGTAAGGCGGGTGTCCCTGCGTGACACCGAGGGCCAGTCCTTCCGTTCACTGCCGAGCGTCGTCGCCCACCCACTGCCGAGCCTCGTCTCCCAGCCTGCCCACGGCGCGGCTCAGCTGCTCCACGTCGATGGGCTTGCGCAGCACCAGGTCACAGTGCCCCGCGCCGCTCACCTCCGAGTAACCCGACACCAGGATGACCCGCGTGCGGGGCGAGTGGGCCTTCACCCGCTGGGCGAGCTCGGTGCCACACAGCCCCGGCAGCGACTCGTCCGTCACCACCACGTCCGGCAGCGCGCTCTCGAAGGCCCGAAGGCCCGCGAGCCCGTCGGTGGCGGTGACCACGTCGAACTCGAACTCCAGCAGCTCCGCCAAGAGCTCCCGGCTGTCCCCGTCGTCCTCCACGAGGAGGACTTTGATTCGCTCGGCACCCATGCGTCTGGGTAACCCTGGTACCTGTCGGAATCGTCCGCTGCGGCGGGATGCGCCGCCGTGCCTCGCCGCCTGGAGGGCGAGCAAGTGGAGGAGCCCCCCTCACCCGCGGGCCAGGTGCTGTCCATCTTTGAGCCCTGGAGGTGACTGCATGAAGGTGTTGATGCGGGGTGTGCATCTGACGCTGACGGGCCCACTGAGGGAGTACCTGCAGGAGCATCTGGTGCGCCACATCGAGCGCTACGCGGACGACGAAGCGGCGGAGGTCGACATCGCGCTGGTGGACATCAACGGCCCGAAGGGAGGGGTGGACAAGGAGTGCCGGGTGACGGTGCGGATGCCGAACTTCGCGCCCGTCCACGTCACGGAGACGGCGGAGACGCTGTTCCACGCCATCGACGCGGCGCGTGACAGGCTGGAGCGCAGCCTGAAGCGGGCCGTGGACCGGCGCCGGGACGTCCACACGGCCGGGCTGCCCGACGACGTCGCCGCGAATGTGCCCAACTATTAGCCGGAGACGTGACTCGGTGTAGGTGGGGCCCGGTCATCCCGGTTATCGACCGGGCGACCGGGCTCACGTTGTCCGCTGCCCGAATCTTGCTGGGTCCGAATGGTGAACGCTATAAGCGGAACCCTTCACCCATGGGCTAAAGGACGGCGATGGTCCGCCTCAAGTTCCTCCTCTTCGCGTTCCTGGTCATTGGACTGGGGCTTGCTCATCTCCCGATGTTGTCGGGACCGCTGCGTGCACGCGCTGTGGAAGGAGCCACGGCTCAGTCCGCCTCGGGAATCGCCGAGGTGGCGCGTCGCGTGGATTCTCGCCGCGCGGAGATTCAGGCGCTGGCGCTGAAGCTGGCCGCCACGCCGGAAGTCGCGACGGCGGTTCACGCGCTGCTTCCCCCCAAGCCCTCGGCCGCCGTGCGTCCGTCTCCTCGGGACAAGGACCGGGACGAGGCTCCGGGCGCGTCGCTCCAGCCGCTGACCGCCGAGCGCTTCGCCGCGGTGCGCACCGCCGTCGACGCGGTGGTGCCCAAGGAGCTCAAGGGCGTGGTGGTGGCCCTGGCTGCTCCCGACGCCGCGTTCCACGCCGTCGCGGGCGGAGAGCCTTCTTCCGACGCCGCGAAGCTGGATGTCGCCGCGCTGGTGAAGGCGGGGAGCACGGTGGTGGAGGCGCTCGGGACGACGCATGCGTTCGCCTCGGTGCCGGTGCTGTGGGGTGGTGACTTCGGGATGCAGCCGGCCGTGACGCTGGTCGTGGGCGCGCCGCTGTTCGACGAGGGCGCCCTGGAGGCCGCGGTCCAGGCCACGGGCGTCACCGCGCTCGGGCTGGTGAAGGGCGACAGCATCTCAGCGGTGGGGCCCGAGAAGCTCCTGGCGGAAGGCTCGCTGACGCAGGTGGTGGCGAACTCGAATGGCGTGGTGCTGCGCCGGGGTGGTTTGCAGACGCTGGGCCCGGTGTCGCTGCCCATGCTGACGGAGGGCGATGCCATGGGTGGGCAGGCGCCGCTGTCGGTGGGGTCTCGCCGCTCGCTGCCGGGCACATCCCTGGATGTCCTCGCGGTGGCGGGGACGCAGTCGGTGTTGGGGGCGCTCGCGGCGTACCAGCAGAACGCGCTGGTGGCGCTGGTGGGCCTGCTGGTCCTGACGCTGGTGTGGACCGCGCTGATGGGCGGGGGTGCTCGCTCCAGTGACGATGGGCTGTCGCAGGGTGGCGACACGCTGAGCCTGTCGGCCGCCATGGCGGCGCAGGCGTCCGCGCCCATGGCTCCGCCGCCGCAGCCCGCGGTGCAGCAGCCCGTGGCCGCCGCGCCGACGCCGGGTCCTCTGCCGGACCCCTTCGCGTCCCTGCCTCCGGCGCCCGCGCCGCAGGCGGCTCCGTTCGCCCAGCCGACGCCCGCGCCGATGGCGGACCCGTTCTCCATGGCGCCTCCAGCCCCGGCGGCCCAGCCGTTTGGCGCGGATCCGTTCGCGTCGGTGCCTCCCGCGCCGATGGCGGACCCGTTCGCGCTGCCTCCTCCCGTTGCCTCGCCGGCGCCCCAGGCGAATCCCTTCGGTTCGGGGGACCCGTTTGCCTCGGCGGATGCGTTCCCGTTCCCCGCGCCTCCTCCCGCCGCGCCTCCGGCCAATGCGTATGCCCCGCCGGCGACTCCGTTCGGCGCGGCGCCGTCCATGCCTTTCGAGTCCGATGCCGGGAACTTCTCGGCCTCGGGGGAGTCGCTGTCTCCGGCGTCGCCTCGGCGGGGAGCGTTCGCCTTCGAGGACCAGCCCACGGCCGCGTACTCGCTGCAGCAGGCGGCGAACCCGTTCGCCCTGGCAGCGGCCCAGTCTCCGGAGAACCCGGAGACGACGCGGGTCGCGGCCATTCCTCGCGAGCTGCTTCAGGCCAGCGCGCGGCCTCCCGAGGCGCCGATTCCGCTGCCTGCTCGGGCGCCGTCCCCCGCGGCGATTCCGCTTCCGGGCGCGGGGCCTTCGGGCAACTCCGCGGTGGCGCTCTCCGAGGAGCAGCACTTCCAGGAGGTCTTCCGCGAGTTCGTCACCACGCGCGAGCGCTGTGGCGAGGCGGCGGACGGCCTGACGTACGACAAGTTCGTGCAGAAGCTGCGCAAGAACCGGGAGCAGCTCGTCCTGAAGTACGCGTGCAAGACGGTGCGCTTCCAGGTCTACGTGAAGGAAGGCAAGGCCGCGCTCAAGGCCACGCCCGTGAAGGACTGAGCCCACGACAGACGTCGTGAGCAACACGCGAGCCCGGGGCGATTCGTCGCCTCGGGCTTCGTGCTTTCAGGGGTCGAGCTCGTGATGCGGACGGCCGTTGGGGTGATTCAGCGCCTCGGGCTCCGCCCTTTCATCGGCAGGCCCGTGACGGATGCTGGCCCACTGGTATGGCGTACGCGTCTTCGAGAGGGCGGCGCCAGGGACCGCGCCGCTCACGGCGGCTTCGGCACGGGGATGGGCGCCGAGGGGCTCATGCCATCCGAGCGCGGCAGCACGATGCTGAAGCGCGCGCCCTGGCCTGGCTCGCCACCGACCTCGAGCTTGCCGCCATGCTCCTGGAGGATTCGCGCGGCGATGGCCAACCCGAGCCCCGTGCCTCCATCCTTGGTCGTGAAGTACGGCTCGAAGATGCGCGCCCGGTGCTCAGCGGGGATTCCCGGCCCACTGTCCTCGACCTCGATGACGGCGTCCGCGTCCGTGCCCTTCACCCGGACGCGCAAGTCACCGCCCTTGCCGGCCATGGCCTCCTCGGCGTTCTTCACCAGATTGACCAGCACCTGCGTCAGCATGTCGCGGTCCACCCGCGCCACCACTCCCGTCTGGAGCGCTGGA is part of the Myxococcus landrumus genome and encodes:
- a CDS encoding DUF4398 domain-containing protein; the encoded protein is MKKLTVLVAVAGALAACGPVKSTANILDAEVQIQAARTAGADKLAPYEWTAANLYLSKAREEVGYSDYQAGVDFAVKASRFANEAREKAMSEAGSADTSERSPNP
- a CDS encoding HEAT repeat domain-containing protein, with translation MLPSVLPARILLLVTLLLSPVALAAQGSAAKRTERRNESERAIQTVIQGGAVPAAVSRLRYLGEEPHAADVITDALRRVLEDRVRRNLVAVLAGLDTRAAEPALVRLAGDGDSTVRMYAAQGLARLNSRNVQVLLPLLNDKSSGVRRDAAKALGASHNPKVGKPLMAAAKAEQELEVRAAMLSAVGESGDKKQVKPLKEYLTNDSESTRFAAARGLCRLGAPEGFAFANKLLSAEDRFVRRQGLELFEGVPAKKASVAIKPLLEDKDRGLAAGAARVLFQGGDSSMLDWLVLASWNAKGEEKLAYEKELETLQLQDDRRKAILRRAGVAQ
- a CDS encoding N-acetylmuramoyl-L-alanine amidase-like domain-containing protein, giving the protein MTWAVVLAAALLAQAAPGSSVRQPTRANGWAGLDANAFSALVAESTDAPLAQRLLSMSERFVNTPYVLSPLGEGSGVDPDPTFRLDAVDCLTFVEQSLALGLAHAEPEVAPLLEHIRYAESPTYEDRNHLMEAQWLPNNVRKGFLLDVTRRWGGADVVSATKTLTASTWQSRSSQSLQLPKSRQPVGTYTFDMIPLERVSAHARDIPSGTILVVLREDLPFKATRMTHLGFVVQRKGRTYLRHASRGGYNRVVDEDLETFLLRNSRYAKWKVTGVSLFEAHRPDATMLGRAP
- a CDS encoding DUF2007 domain-containing protein; this encodes MKYCARCGSEYRDEVERCEDCPSHPPLVSAEEMHSRGLPLPHELDRRVFVRAATTDNPLMVEVFAELLEERDIPVFIRAGRSGVVDKLTTGSLLPWWEILVPEGEQERAALLVERERAQEAATNDEAVRAAEEEERETEPAASPPPTA
- a CDS encoding response regulator gives rise to the protein MGAERIKVLLVEDDGDSRELLAELLEFEFDVVTATDGLAGLRAFESALPDVVVTDESLPGLCGTELAQRVKAHSPRTRVILVSGYSEVSGAGHCDLVLRKPIDVEQLSRAVGRLGDEARQWVGDDARQ
- the hpf gene encoding ribosome hibernation-promoting factor, HPF/YfiA family, yielding MKVLMRGVHLTLTGPLREYLQEHLVRHIERYADDEAAEVDIALVDINGPKGGVDKECRVTVRMPNFAPVHVTETAETLFHAIDAARDRLERSLKRAVDRRRDVHTAGLPDDVAANVPNY
- a CDS encoding MXAN_5187 family protein, encoding MVRLKFLLFAFLVIGLGLAHLPMLSGPLRARAVEGATAQSASGIAEVARRVDSRRAEIQALALKLAATPEVATAVHALLPPKPSAAVRPSPRDKDRDEAPGASLQPLTAERFAAVRTAVDAVVPKELKGVVVALAAPDAAFHAVAGGEPSSDAAKLDVAALVKAGSTVVEALGTTHAFASVPVLWGGDFGMQPAVTLVVGAPLFDEGALEAAVQATGVTALGLVKGDSISAVGPEKLLAEGSLTQVVANSNGVVLRRGGLQTLGPVSLPMLTEGDAMGGQAPLSVGSRRSLPGTSLDVLAVAGTQSVLGALAAYQQNALVALVGLLVLTLVWTALMGGGARSSDDGLSQGGDTLSLSAAMAAQASAPMAPPPQPAVQQPVAAAPTPGPLPDPFASLPPAPAPQAAPFAQPTPAPMADPFSMAPPAPAAQPFGADPFASVPPAPMADPFALPPPVASPAPQANPFGSGDPFASADAFPFPAPPPAAPPANAYAPPATPFGAAPSMPFESDAGNFSASGESLSPASPRRGAFAFEDQPTAAYSLQQAANPFALAAAQSPENPETTRVAAIPRELLQASARPPEAPIPLPARAPSPAAIPLPGAGPSGNSAVALSEEQHFQEVFREFVTTRERCGEAADGLTYDKFVQKLRKNREQLVLKYACKTVRFQVYVKEGKAALKATPVKD